The stretch of DNA AGCCGGAGTTGTTTGCCGACCTCGACAATCGGTCAATTCCACATGAGTCATCTTTCCTCCTCACTCACGCGGTGCATTTGAATAAAGGCTGCTACCGCGGGCAGGAGACTGTTTCTCGCGTCCACAATTTGGGGCGCGCACCCCGGGCACTCGTGCAAGTGCACCTCGACGGCAGCGTTCCACAGCTTCCGACCGCGGGCGCCGAAATTATCGCCAATGGGCGGGTGATAGGGCGCCTCGGCACTATCGTCGATGACTGCGACTACGGCCCCTCCGCATTGGCGTTAATCAAACGTTCGGCACTCGATGCGACTGCGCTGCAGACTGGAGACTGTGCCCTCACGATTGAAAAGGCCTCGTTGCCACAAGATGATGGGGAGAGGCCGGGACGCAGCGCCATTAATCGGCTACGGGGAATGTAAAGGTCGAAAAATAGTTCAACAGTTCTAGGTGGTTTGGTACACCGGGCCACCTATTTGGCCTTGCCGTTACCAGCGCAAACACGCCTACTGTAACCCCGTTGCAGAAATTTTCGTCACCACCCGCTATTGTGTGTAAACAGGAATACATACATTACGTAAAAATTAGCCCTGGGGCGCCGATCATTCCGTGCGCCCCGTTTACCTCAAGGGGGTCAGGCCATGGGTCGCGGCCGTGCCAAGGCAAAGCAAGCCAAGGTTGCTCGTCAGCTGAAGTACAACACGCCAGAGATGGATCTCGACCAGCTCCAACGAGAGCTGGCTGGGAAAGCAGCTGAAGGGTCCTCCTACGATCACGACAGTGACGACTACGAGGATCCTTACGCTGACTGGACCGACGAAGACTGGGATAACTCCGGTCTCGAACGTCGCTAGCGGGTATTCCTTCACCAAGTCAGCGAGGTAACCACCCTAGACACCCTGTAGGAAATTTACTACAGAGGATTCGCAAGGGCCGTTACCTCGCTTTTCCATGCGGCTTTTTCGGATCCTCACACGCACGGCAACTTCTACAAACGGCTAGACCCCCGCCCCGCAGCATGCGGAAGCAGGGGTCTAGACAAGAGACTTAAAAAGTTAGGCCGCAGGATGCGAATCCTTCATGATGACAGCAGGCTCGTCAGCATTTTCGGAAGCGCGGACGGTGCCCAGCTCCCAGGCGTCGATATGGCGCGCGGTGAGCATGGCGAGAGCGCGGTCACGATCGGCTGCCGACACGACGGCCACCATGCCTACGCCCATGTTGAAGGTCTTCTCCATCTCAGCTTGTGGGACCTTGCCCAGGGATTCGATGGTGCGGAAAATCGGGCCGGGTGTCCAGGTAGCACGCGAAATCTCAGCGGTCATGCCAGCAGGGATAACGCGGGCCAAGTTACCTGCGAGCCCACCGCCTGTGACATGGCAGAAGGTGTGTACGTCGCACTCATTGATGAGCGCGAGGCAGTCGAGGGCGTAGATCTTGGTTGGCTCCAACAGCTCCTCACCCAGGGTGCGTCCGAGCTCTTCGACATAGCCGTCGAGTGGCAGACCGGCCTTCTCCAGGAGCACGTGCCGGGCCAGAGAGTAACCGTTGGAGTGAAGGCCGGAGGACTTCATGCCAATCAGCACGTCGCCGGAGCGGACGCGATCTGGGCCCAAGACGTCTTCGGCCTCGACCACACCAACGGCGGTGGCGGACACGTCGTAATGATCCGGTTCCATCACGCCAGGGTGCTCAGCGGTTTCGCCGCCGAGGAGGGCACAGCCTGCCTGCACACAGCCTTCAGCGATGCCCTTCACGATCTCCGCAACATGCTCGGGAACCACCTTGCCGATGGCGATGTAGTCCTGCAAGAACAGCGGTTCTGCGCCACACACCACCAAGTCATCCACGCACATTGCCACCAAGTCAATACCGATGGTGTCATGCTTGTTCATTGCTTGCGCGACGGCGAGTTTGGTGCCCACGCCGTCGGAACCTGCAGCCAGGAGCGGCTCTTTGTACTTCCCCAGGGCGAAAAGACCAGCGAACCCTCCGAGGCCACCGCGGACCTCAGGGCGGGAAGCACGCTTGGCGTGTGGGGCGAACAATTCAACGGCCCGGTCACCGGCCTCGATGTCGACGCCAGCGGCCGCGTACGATACGCCTTGTTCGTCGTGGTGTTCAGTCATGACTGCGGTCTCTTCTCCTGGTTTTTGTTAATAGGTTCCATGATTGCTGCATGTAGAAAATGCTGCGTTAAGATTTCTGCATTTTTCGCACGAGGTCTGCGTTGGGGTTGCCAGCTGGCAATCCCAACGGGTACTTTCCATCAAAGCAGGCGCAGCATAGATTCTCGCGCTTCTCTCGGGTGGCTTCCACCATGCCGTCAACAGATACATAGCCTAGCGAGTCGGCTCCGAGCGCAACGCGCACGGATTCGACCATAGCGGCTTCGTCATTGCTGTCGACGTTGTTGGCGATCAGTTCGCCCGGCGAAGCGAAATCAATGCCGTAGAAGCACGGCCACTTCACGGGTGGCGACGCAATACGCACGTGCACCTCAGCGGCGCCGGCTTCACGAAGCATCCGGATCAGCGCGCGCTGGGTATTGCCACGCACGATGGAGTCATCAACGACCACCAGTCGCTTCCCGGCAATCTCTTCCTTCAACGGATTGAGCTTCAGCCGGATACCCAGCTGACGAATCGTCTGGGTCGGCTGGATAAACGTACGGCCCACGTAGGCGTTCTTCACCAGGCCCAGACCGAACGGAATTCCCGACCCCTGCGCGTAGCCCACAGCTGCTGGGGTGCCGGAATCCGGGGTTGGCATAACCATGTCCGCGTCCGCCGGCCACTCTGCTGCTAGTCGACGCCCAATTTCCACACGGGAGGCGTGCACCGACTGTCCACCAATGACGGAGTCCGGGCGAGCGAGGTAGACATGCTCGAAGACGCACAACTTCCGCTTGGTCTCAGCAAACCGGAT from Corynebacterium epidermidicanis encodes:
- a CDS encoding DUF3073 domain-containing protein, whose product is MGRGRAKAKQAKVARQLKYNTPEMDLDQLQRELAGKAAEGSSYDHDSDDYEDPYADWTDEDWDNSGLERR
- the purM gene encoding phosphoribosylformylglycinamidine cyclo-ligase; the encoded protein is MTEHHDEQGVSYAAAGVDIEAGDRAVELFAPHAKRASRPEVRGGLGGFAGLFALGKYKEPLLAAGSDGVGTKLAVAQAMNKHDTIGIDLVAMCVDDLVVCGAEPLFLQDYIAIGKVVPEHVAEIVKGIAEGCVQAGCALLGGETAEHPGVMEPDHYDVSATAVGVVEAEDVLGPDRVRSGDVLIGMKSSGLHSNGYSLARHVLLEKAGLPLDGYVEELGRTLGEELLEPTKIYALDCLALINECDVHTFCHVTGGGLAGNLARVIPAGMTAEISRATWTPGPIFRTIESLGKVPQAEMEKTFNMGVGMVAVVSAADRDRALAMLTARHIDAWELGTVRASENADEPAVIMKDSHPAA